The following proteins are encoded in a genomic region of Hypanus sabinus isolate sHypSab1 chromosome 19, sHypSab1.hap1, whole genome shotgun sequence:
- the mkrn2 gene encoding E3 ubiquitin-protein ligase makorin-2 yields the protein MMSTKQVTCRYFMHGVCREGSRCMFSHDLSTSKPSTICKFYQKGQCAYGDHCRYDHVKPPGSRAVGPVISRVTCIPVVHDAIAEPPTAEQTVPVKAAESGRCKKKTLELKDRDLCNRTAEKSKLFPFPPSYCNTMNTMPHFPESAAFADEDIEVKPPSYLDAVRRGLTVSEVADCSDSAQQLCPFALAGECHYGDSCLYLHGDVCEVCELKVLHPTDLEQRRAHEQMCLIAFEQDMEKAFAVQKSQDKVCNICMEIVYEKVIPSERRFGILSDCIHPYCLSCIRQWRCAKQFENKIIKSCPECRVISEFVIPSAYWVEEKEEKEQLIEAFKQGMGKKACKYFDKGKGSCPFGGKCLYLHAYPDGTLAKPEQPRKQLSSEGNVRFLHAVRLWDFIEEREHRDVSQHAGEDEVAELGDLFMHLSGADENSVSSEN from the exons ATGATGAGCACCAAGCAGGTGACGTGCAG ATATTTTATGCATGGTGTATGCCGTGAAGGAAGCCGCTGTATGTTTTCCCATGACTTGTCTACAAGCAAGCCATCGACAATCTGTAAATTCTATCAGAAGGGACAGTGTGCCTATGGAGACCATTGCAG ATATGATCACGTGAAGCCGCCTGGATCTAGAGCAGTGGGGCCAGTGATCTCGCGAGTCACCTGTATACCCGTCGTTCATGATGCTATTGCTGAACCTCCCACTGCAGAACAGACTGTGCCCGTCAAAGCCGCTGAATCTGGGAGATGTAAAAAGAAAACACTGGAGCTGAAAGATCGAG ACCTTTGCAACCGAACAGCAGAAAAATCTAAATTGTTTCCTTTCCCACCGTCTTACTGCAACACTATGAACACTATGCCACACTTCCCTGAATCGGCAGCTTTTGCTGATGAGGACATTGAAGTGAAGCCGCCGTCATATTTGGATGCAGTTCGCAGGGGACTGACTGTTTCAGAAGTAGCAGATTGTAGTGATTCTGCACAGCAGCTGTGCCCTTTTGCACTAGCGGGCGAATGTCATTATGGCGACAGCTGTTTGTACCTTCATGGAGATGTGTGTGAAGTATGTGAACTTAAAGTGCTGCATCCAACTGACCTCGAGCAACGTAGAGCACATGAGCAG ATGTGTCTCATTGCATTTGAACAAGACATGGAGAAAGCCTTCGCTGTACAAAAGAGTCAAGATAAAGTCTGTAATATTTGTATGGAGATAGTCTACGAAAAAGTAATACCATCTGAGAGAAGGTTTGGAATTCTTTCTGACTGCATTCACCCATATTGTCTGTCCTGCATTCGACAGTGGAGATGTGCAAAGCAGTTTGAGAATAAAATAATCAA GTCCTGCCCTGAGTGCAGAGTGATATCTGAATTTGTGATCCCAAGTGCTTACTGGGTAGAGGAAAAGGAGGAAAAAGAGCAGCTCATTGAAGCATTCAAGCAGGGAATGGG TAAGAAAGCTTGTAAGTACTTTGACAAGGGGAAAGGATCCTGTCCATTTGGTGGCAAGTGCCTTTACCTTCACGCTTACCCTGATGGAACACTGGCAAAACCTGAACAGCCAAGAAAGCAGCTCAGTTCTGAAGGCAACGTGAGG TTCCTTCACGCAGTGCGACTGTGGGATTTCATTGAAGAGCGGGAACACAGGGATGTTTCCCAGCACGCAGGAGAAGATGAGGTGGCAGAGCTGGGTGATCTTTTCATGCATCTTTCAGGAGCAGACGAGAACAGTGTATCCAGTGAGAACTAA